One Phocaeicola dorei genomic region harbors:
- a CDS encoding AraC family transcriptional regulator, protein MHYNDQGADFKYLIVNERDKRFGLSVTTVGFQAIRAGSVYPPRNHPDAYYFTAQKGRVLHEYQLVYITKGRGTFASDTTPSVDISKGQILFLFPGQWHTYAPLQKTGWNEYYIGFEGPIIDNLVKNSFISKENQILDIGINEELASLFARALEVAEADKTAAQQYLSGIVLHIMGAVLAISQNKRYEVDNAAQKIESAKIIMHENVYKDIDPEELALKLGISYSWFRKVFKEYTGYAPAKYFQELKLRKAKQLLIESSMSVKEICYELNYTSTEHFFSVFKKRTNFTPTEYRNFGRGGKEKENENE, encoded by the coding sequence ATGCATTACAACGACCAAGGCGCTGATTTTAAATACCTAATTGTCAATGAACGTGACAAGCGTTTCGGCTTGTCGGTGACTACCGTCGGATTCCAGGCCATCAGGGCCGGGAGCGTTTATCCACCACGCAACCACCCGGACGCTTATTATTTCACGGCCCAGAAAGGACGTGTGCTGCATGAATATCAGTTGGTATACATTACTAAAGGACGGGGAACTTTCGCCAGCGATACTACTCCGTCTGTCGACATATCTAAAGGACAGATACTTTTCCTGTTTCCCGGACAGTGGCATACCTACGCGCCGCTGCAAAAAACAGGATGGAACGAATATTACATCGGTTTTGAAGGTCCGATTATAGACAATCTGGTAAAAAACAGCTTTATTTCAAAAGAAAACCAGATTTTGGATATCGGTATCAATGAAGAACTGGCCAGTCTTTTTGCCCGTGCACTGGAAGTAGCGGAAGCAGACAAGACCGCAGCGCAACAATATTTGTCCGGCATTGTTTTACACATTATGGGAGCCGTACTTGCTATCTCGCAGAACAAACGCTATGAGGTGGACAATGCGGCACAAAAAATAGAAAGTGCCAAAATCATCATGCACGAAAATGTGTACAAGGATATAGATCCGGAAGAACTGGCACTGAAATTAGGTATCAGTTATTCCTGGTTCCGCAAAGTATTCAAAGAATACACCGGCTATGCGCCTGCCAAGTATTTCCAAGAGCTGAAACTGCGCAAAGCGAAACAATTATTGATTGAAAGTTCCATGTCAGTGAAAGAGATATGCTATGAATTGAATTATACCTCTACTGAACACTTTTTCTCGGTATTTAAAAAACGTACCAACTTCACCCCTACCGAATATCGTAACTTCGGACGGGGAGGAAAAGAAAAAGAGAATGAAAACGAATAA
- a CDS encoding lytic transglycosylase domain-containing protein, giving the protein MRKITINLAAVAAFCIVVASPALVSSSCATPQTEQEDTTIIQEDLGITALKYSSPKVPSSIEFCGKVIDLSRFDRHERMDRELLAFTYMHSTSLQMLKKANRYFPIVEPILKENGIPDDFKYLMVIESNMNPTARSSAGAAGLWQFMQGTGRDYGLEVNNNVDERYHIEKATRAACRYLKDAYAKYKDWVAVAASYNAGQARIASQLAKQDVDDSLDLQLVEETARYVYRILAAKQLFSAPTTFGFRLRASDLYPPIPYTEVTVTKGIADLARFARSKGINLAILKNMNPWLRETSLSNHSGRTYVIKIPTKEGMTYDPKKTVAHDKRWVIE; this is encoded by the coding sequence ATGAGAAAAATAACCATCAATCTGGCTGCTGTGGCAGCCTTTTGCATTGTAGTCGCCTCACCCGCCTTAGTGAGCAGCAGTTGTGCTACTCCCCAAACGGAACAGGAAGATACCACTATCATACAAGAAGATTTAGGTATTACGGCATTGAAATACAGTAGTCCCAAAGTTCCCTCCAGCATTGAATTTTGTGGTAAAGTGATTGACTTGAGCCGCTTTGACCGCCACGAGCGTATGGACCGTGAATTATTGGCATTCACCTATATGCACAGTACTTCCCTGCAAATGCTGAAAAAAGCCAACCGTTATTTCCCCATTGTAGAACCCATACTGAAAGAGAACGGAATCCCCGATGATTTTAAATACCTGATGGTCATAGAGAGTAATATGAATCCCACCGCCCGTTCCTCTGCCGGAGCCGCCGGACTATGGCAATTCATGCAAGGTACGGGAAGGGATTACGGACTGGAGGTTAACAACAATGTGGATGAACGTTACCATATTGAGAAAGCGACTCGTGCCGCCTGCCGCTATCTGAAAGACGCGTATGCAAAATATAAGGATTGGGTGGCTGTTGCCGCCTCATACAACGCTGGTCAGGCACGTATTGCCAGCCAACTGGCTAAACAGGATGTGGACGATTCGCTGGATTTGCAACTGGTAGAAGAAACAGCCCGGTATGTGTACCGCATTCTTGCAGCCAAACAATTGTTCAGTGCCCCTACTACTTTCGGTTTCCGTCTGCGCGCATCGGATTTGTATCCGCCCATTCCCTATACGGAAGTCACTGTGACGAAAGGAATTGCAGACTTGGCACGTTTCGCACGCAGCAAAGGAATCAATCTGGCCATATTAAAGAATATGAATCCCTGGTTGCGGGAAACATCCTTGTCCAACCATAGCGGGCGGACTTACGTGATAAAAATCCCTACCAAAGAAGGAATGACTTATGATCCGAAAAAGACGGTGGCGCATGATAAGCGATGGGTGATAGAATAA
- a CDS encoding ion transporter, giving the protein MAFLKHIWNRWQNLLHDEKLKHKIYVIIFESDTPMGKLFDVALIGFIVLSILVVVAESIKSWDAVIGPYLRVSEYVFTFFFTLEYVLRLYCSPKPRKYALSFFGIVDLLATLPLYIGWLFGTARYLLVIRTFRLIRVFRIFKLFNYLNEGNFLLRSLVFSSRKIIVFFLFVLILVTSIGTLMYMIEGQRPGTSFNNIPNSIYWAIVTMTTVGYGDITPETPLGRFLSAIVMLLGYTIIAVPTGIVSASMIQEHRRRVALKCPHCGKDGHEDGAAYCKYCGGKLVN; this is encoded by the coding sequence ATGGCATTCTTGAAGCATATTTGGAACAGGTGGCAGAATTTACTGCATGATGAGAAATTAAAGCATAAAATATATGTGATTATTTTTGAGAGTGACACACCGATGGGAAAGTTATTCGATGTGGCGTTGATAGGGTTTATTGTCTTGAGTATTCTGGTGGTTGTTGCCGAGAGTATCAAGAGTTGGGATGCTGTTATCGGGCCTTATCTGCGAGTGTCGGAGTATGTTTTTACTTTCTTCTTTACGTTGGAGTATGTGTTGAGGCTTTATTGTTCTCCTAAACCGCGCAAGTATGCTCTTAGTTTTTTCGGTATAGTGGATTTGTTGGCTACCTTACCTTTATATATAGGCTGGCTTTTCGGCACGGCACGTTATCTGCTGGTGATCCGCACTTTCCGGTTGATTCGTGTGTTCCGTATCTTTAAACTTTTCAATTATCTGAATGAAGGTAATTTCTTGTTGCGCTCTTTGGTGTTCAGCAGTCGGAAGATTATTGTTTTTTTCTTGTTTGTACTGATATTGGTGACTTCGATCGGTACATTGATGTATATGATTGAGGGACAGCGGCCGGGTACTTCTTTCAATAATATTCCGAATAGTATTTATTGGGCGATAGTGACGATGACAACAGTAGGTTATGGGGATATTACTCCGGAAACTCCGTTAGGGCGCTTCCTTTCGGCCATTGTAATGTTACTGGGCTATACCATCATTGCAGTTCCCACAGGAATTGTGTCTGCATCTATGATTCAGGAACACAGGCGCAGGGTGGCCCTGAAATGTCCGCACTGTGGTAAGGACGGACATGAGGACGGGGCTGCTTATTGTAAATACTGTGGAGGAAAACTGGTAAATTGA